From Candidatus Leptovillus gracilis, one genomic window encodes:
- a CDS encoding Flp family type IVb pilin, whose amino-acid sequence MLFLNREEGQGLVEYALILVLVAVVIIAILTLLGPQIGNVFSRITSGLSA is encoded by the coding sequence ATGTTATTTTTAAATCGTGAAGAAGGTCAAGGTTTGGTAGAGTATGCATTGATTCTCGTTTTGGTTGCGGTTGTCATTATCGCCATCCTGACGTTGCTGGGTCCCCAGATAGGTAACGTTTTCAGCCGTATCACTTCTGGTCTCAGCGCCTAA
- a CDS encoding DUF123 domain-containing protein: MRVEADIRVRFGRFQGGEPVRVPRGEMLYLGSARRGLAGRVLRHALRCEDKPPQALFASLLLEMQEAGLKNGRFRPPTAKKLHWHIDYLLEETAVTLSHVLLLRTRSGWKRQGTGCWRRRKRCPGSRFGGE, translated from the coding sequence ATGCGGGTGGAGGCGGACATTCGGGTGCGTTTTGGCCGGTTTCAGGGTGGCGAGCCGGTGCGGGTTCCGCGCGGGGAGATGCTTTATCTGGGTTCGGCGCGCCGCGGACTGGCGGGACGGGTGCTGCGCCATGCTTTGCGCTGCGAAGACAAACCGCCTCAGGCGTTGTTTGCGTCGTTGCTCTTGGAAATGCAGGAGGCGGGATTGAAAAACGGCCGTTTTCGTCCCCCGACCGCTAAAAAACTGCACTGGCACATTGATTATTTGTTGGAGGAAACGGCCGTTACGCTCAGCCACGTGTTGCTTTTGCGTACTCGGAGCGGTTGGAAGAGGCAGGGGACTGGCTGCTGGCGCAGGCGGAAACGGTGTCCTGGCTCCCGGTTTGGGGGCGAGTGA